The following are encoded in a window of Cygnus atratus isolate AKBS03 ecotype Queensland, Australia chromosome 20, CAtr_DNAZoo_HiC_assembly, whole genome shotgun sequence genomic DNA:
- the RPAIN gene encoding RPA-interacting protein isoform X1, which translates to MEEPLRGHRALYKAPGLAAPPWKETYRRRCAERLRSGRAKLLERYRRAGAGAGHGGGTGPGALLVPEVMELEWHSLQAARRGDAAQVEVMGECSCYGTTADCCAFQMLEDPHELAVLDEIQQELILQEQLVIEEYEQSLQFDEECLNAMLDGLDASNKIICPVCRKNTLTVSCHSVFCQCGLYILTQGMTEQKLRALLENTLTEHSYRCFHNPEFTVTGGMEEETSLLMTCPVCDSWTVLL; encoded by the exons ATGGAGGAGCCGCTGCGCGGGCACCGCGCGCTGTACAAGGCGCCGGGCCTGGCGGCGCCGCCGTGGAAGGAGACGTACCGCCGG CGCTGCGCCGAGAGGCTGAGGAGCGGCCGCGCCAAGCTGCTGGAGCGGTAccggcgggccggggccggggccgggcacggGGGCGGCACGGGGCCGGGAGCGCTGCTGGTGCCGGAGGTGATGGAGCTGGAGTGgcacagcctgcaggcagcGCGGCGAGGCGACGCGGCGCAG GTGGAAGTCATGGGAGAATGTAGCTGCTATGGGACAACTGCTGACTGCTGTGCCTTTCAGATGCTAGAGGACCCCCATGAGCTAGCTGTGCTGGATGAAATCCAACAGGAGTTGATCTTGCAAG AACAACTGGTTATAGAAGAATACGAGCAAAGCCTGCAGTTTGACGAAGAATGTCTCAATGCAATGCTTGATGGCTTGGATGCCAGCAACAAGATCATCTGCCCGGTGTGCAGAAA GAACACCCTGACTGTGAGTTGTCACTCAGTTTTCTGCCAGTGTGGCTTGTACATCCTTACACAG GGTATGACAGAACAGAAGCTTCGGGCACTTCTAGAAAACACTTTAACAGAACACAGCTACAGGTGCTTTCACAACCCAGAGTTCACAGTTACgggtgggatggaggaggaaaCAAGTCTCCTCATGACCTGTCCG GTCTGTGACTCCTGGACGGTTCTCCTGTAG
- the RPAIN gene encoding RPA-interacting protein isoform X2, giving the protein MEEPLRGHRALYKAPGLAAPPWKETYRRRCAERLRSGRAKLLERYRRAGAGAGHGGGTGPGALLVPEVMELEWHSLQAARRGDAAQMLEDPHELAVLDEIQQELILQEQLVIEEYEQSLQFDEECLNAMLDGLDASNKIICPVCRKNTLTVSCHSVFCQCGLYILTQGMTEQKLRALLENTLTEHSYRCFHNPEFTVTGGMEEETSLLMTCPVCDSWTVLL; this is encoded by the exons ATGGAGGAGCCGCTGCGCGGGCACCGCGCGCTGTACAAGGCGCCGGGCCTGGCGGCGCCGCCGTGGAAGGAGACGTACCGCCGG CGCTGCGCCGAGAGGCTGAGGAGCGGCCGCGCCAAGCTGCTGGAGCGGTAccggcgggccggggccggggccgggcacggGGGCGGCACGGGGCCGGGAGCGCTGCTGGTGCCGGAGGTGATGGAGCTGGAGTGgcacagcctgcaggcagcGCGGCGAGGCGACGCGGCGCAG ATGCTAGAGGACCCCCATGAGCTAGCTGTGCTGGATGAAATCCAACAGGAGTTGATCTTGCAAG AACAACTGGTTATAGAAGAATACGAGCAAAGCCTGCAGTTTGACGAAGAATGTCTCAATGCAATGCTTGATGGCTTGGATGCCAGCAACAAGATCATCTGCCCGGTGTGCAGAAA GAACACCCTGACTGTGAGTTGTCACTCAGTTTTCTGCCAGTGTGGCTTGTACATCCTTACACAG GGTATGACAGAACAGAAGCTTCGGGCACTTCTAGAAAACACTTTAACAGAACACAGCTACAGGTGCTTTCACAACCCAGAGTTCACAGTTACgggtgggatggaggaggaaaCAAGTCTCCTCATGACCTGTCCG GTCTGTGACTCCTGGACGGTTCTCCTGTAG